One region of Roseomonas aeriglobus genomic DNA includes:
- the hisH gene encoding imidazole glycerol phosphate synthase subunit HisH yields MTGRTVVVDYGIGNVFSVCNALRAIGGDTVLTSDPNAIRKADRVLLPGVGAFARAMDALQAGGIADALRDFVATERPFMGICIGMQVLMERSTEFGDHPGLGFVAGEVRRVEESGPTGMTRRVPHIGWAGLRYSNEDEAWNDTPLSKLSPESDSVYFVHSYHCNPTNRDELLATTDYDGIEITAAIHRDNIFGVQFHPERSGEVGHKVLGAFLEI; encoded by the coding sequence ATGACTGGCCGGACCGTAGTAGTCGATTACGGGATCGGCAACGTATTTTCCGTCTGCAATGCGTTGCGCGCGATTGGCGGCGACACCGTCTTGACCAGCGATCCGAACGCGATACGCAAGGCCGATAGAGTGTTGCTTCCCGGTGTCGGCGCTTTCGCGCGCGCAATGGATGCGCTTCAGGCGGGCGGCATTGCGGATGCGTTGCGGGATTTCGTCGCTACCGAACGACCGTTCATGGGCATATGCATCGGCATGCAGGTGCTGATGGAACGATCAACCGAATTTGGCGATCACCCCGGGTTGGGCTTCGTCGCGGGTGAAGTTCGACGTGTCGAGGAATCTGGCCCCACGGGTATGACCCGCCGCGTTCCTCACATCGGCTGGGCAGGTCTTCGCTACAGCAACGAAGACGAGGCGTGGAATGATACGCCGCTTTCTAAATTGTCCCCGGAGAGCGACTCAGTTTATTTTGTTCACTCTTATCACTGTAATCCAACTAACCGCGATGAACTTCTTGCTACAACGGACTATGATGGCATAGAGATAACTGCGGCTATTCATCGAGATAATATCTTCGGCGTACAATTTCATCCTGAAAGAAGTGGTGAGGTAGGCCACAAGGTTTTAGGCGCCTTCTTGGAAATCTAA
- the hisF gene encoding imidazole glycerol phosphate synthase subunit HisF: MNRRLIARLDVKMKHLIKGVHLEGWRKMGDPKERAEQYYLQGADELLYMDVVASLYGRNNLYDMVREVAAEVFIPITVGGGIRTLEAVRAMLAVGADKVAINTAATLDPSIITAIADTYGSQATVLSIEAKRLPNGGWEAMTENGRNHSGRDVVAWAAEGQKLGAGEILLTSIDQDGTGRGMDVALISEVAREVDIPVIASGGVGDRRHVVDVLRNPDVSAVAIARDLHNNRATLSDYRQACLDASIPTRQSVQEFVA; the protein is encoded by the coding sequence ATGAACCGACGTTTGATCGCTCGTCTTGACGTGAAGATGAAGCACCTTATCAAGGGCGTCCATCTCGAGGGATGGCGCAAGATGGGGGACCCAAAAGAGCGGGCCGAGCAATATTACCTTCAAGGCGCGGACGAATTGCTCTACATGGACGTAGTGGCCAGCCTTTACGGCCGTAACAATTTGTACGACATGGTACGAGAAGTCGCTGCGGAGGTCTTCATTCCGATTACCGTTGGTGGCGGAATCCGGACGCTAGAAGCTGTACGAGCTATGCTCGCCGTCGGTGCCGACAAGGTAGCGATCAACACCGCGGCGACGCTCGACCCTAGCATCATCACCGCGATTGCCGATACCTACGGCTCGCAGGCTACGGTGCTGTCGATCGAAGCAAAGAGGCTGCCGAACGGCGGGTGGGAGGCGATGACCGAGAACGGCCGCAACCATTCTGGGCGCGATGTCGTCGCTTGGGCGGCCGAGGGCCAAAAGTTGGGCGCCGGTGAAATCCTTTTGACGTCGATTGATCAAGACGGCACGGGTCGGGGCATGGATGTAGCGTTGATCAGCGAAGTAGCGCGTGAAGTCGACATTCCTGTAATCGCGTCAGGAGGGGTCGGTGATCGACGTCATGTCGTCGATGTTTTGCGAAATCCGGACGTTAGTGCCGTCGCGATCGCGCGTGACCTTCACAACAATCGCGCGACTTTGTCTGATTATCGTCAGGCATGTTTGGATGCCAGCATCCCGACTCGCCAATCGGTGCAGGAGTTCGTCGCATGA
- a CDS encoding N-acetyl sugar amidotransferase: MTYADPRKEAIDLGRYGPNVAPTETKYGLPPHVAFCRKCVISNQRPNSAVEYRHTTESKKSVIAFDDQGVCDACRNAERKHEVIDWDRRRAELSALCDKYRSRNGSYDCLVPGSGGKDSFYQSWMLKYEFGMNPLTCTWAPHIYTDWGWRNFNRWIHAGFDNYLLTPNGRVKRLMTRLAVENLFHPFQPFIIGQKGFAPGFAAKMGIPLIFYGENEAEYGNPIADNESAKRDYDYFSMASDEETYLGGVSVADLIDRFGVRKSDLAAYMPSDPRELEQEGVEVHYLGYYLKWHPQAAYYFAVENGGFEASPERTPGTYSKYNSIDDRIDDLHYYTTHVKFGIGRTSYDAAQEIRSGDIEREEGVALVRRYDGEFPERFAEELFEYLSLPPAMFPEAASQFEDPIMDRAYFDALANRFRSPHLWAFDDGVWRLRHTVFDQN, encoded by the coding sequence ATGACCTACGCGGACCCGCGGAAGGAAGCGATAGATTTAGGGCGTTATGGTCCGAACGTGGCGCCGACCGAAACCAAGTACGGTCTTCCCCCCCACGTCGCTTTCTGCCGGAAATGCGTCATCTCGAACCAGCGACCGAATTCCGCGGTCGAGTACAGGCATACCACAGAAAGCAAGAAATCCGTCATTGCCTTCGATGATCAGGGTGTCTGCGATGCGTGCCGCAACGCCGAACGAAAGCACGAAGTGATCGATTGGGATCGTCGCCGTGCGGAACTGAGTGCGCTGTGCGATAAATACCGGTCACGCAACGGATCCTATGACTGCCTGGTCCCGGGTTCGGGCGGTAAGGATTCCTTCTACCAGTCCTGGATGCTCAAATATGAGTTTGGAATGAATCCGCTCACCTGCACTTGGGCACCGCATATTTACACCGACTGGGGTTGGCGCAATTTCAACCGCTGGATCCACGCCGGGTTCGATAATTACCTCCTGACCCCCAACGGTCGGGTGAAGCGATTGATGACACGGCTTGCGGTCGAGAACCTGTTCCATCCGTTCCAGCCTTTTATCATCGGACAAAAAGGTTTTGCGCCAGGGTTCGCCGCGAAGATGGGCATTCCGCTAATCTTCTACGGTGAGAACGAAGCCGAATATGGCAATCCGATCGCCGATAACGAAAGCGCCAAGCGCGATTACGACTATTTTTCCATGGCATCGGATGAAGAAACTTATCTGGGCGGTGTCTCGGTCGCCGACCTGATCGACCGCTTCGGCGTTCGCAAATCTGACCTTGCTGCCTATATGCCGTCCGATCCGCGTGAACTTGAGCAAGAGGGTGTAGAAGTCCACTATCTAGGCTATTATCTCAAATGGCACCCGCAGGCCGCCTACTATTTTGCTGTGGAGAACGGCGGCTTCGAAGCATCGCCCGAGCGGACGCCTGGCACCTATTCGAAATATAATTCGATCGACGATCGGATCGACGACCTGCACTATTATACGACCCATGTGAAATTTGGCATTGGTCGGACCAGCTACGATGCGGCTCAGGAAATTCGTTCAGGCGACATCGAACGTGAAGAAGGCGTTGCCTTGGTCCGCCGCTACGATGGCGAGTTTCCGGAGCGTTTTGCCGAGGAACTCTTCGAATATTTGAGCCTGCCGCCGGCGATGTTTCCTGAGGCCGCAAGCCAGTTCGAGGATCCAATCATGGATCGCGCGTATTTCGATGCACTCGCCAACAGGTTCCGTTCGCCTCACTTGTGGGCGTTTGACGATGGTGTCTGGCGTCTTCGCCATACCGTCTTCGACCAGAACTAA
- a CDS encoding O-antigen ligase family protein, producing MRRFPNLPDKYRPDPSFTMLAIFLCILWVAGGASRADVMGQAIVRFGGWTVIALTVVRGDRPSFSDVQPVGYLLLAIISLPLVQLLPLPPALWEHLPGRDLFTTIDPILGQAQPWRPWSIVPGNTLNALFSLIVPVAVLILMVQMSEAQRSWIPGLLLVLIAASTILGLLQFSGAGFDNPFVNDSPWYVGGIFANRNHFALWLAIGCAIAPVWAFRDHRARRWRALVALGLVLLFSLTLLATGSRAGLLLGTVALGFALAMSWSSLKQQLRHAPRWAFPALIVAVVTSVGFLVTISISADRAISIQRVFALDAGRDLRARALPHVWSMVRAYFPAGSGMGSFEPVFRMREPFELLKPTYFNHAHDDFLELLSDGGLLAGLLMAVAMGWWAVATIRVWRGGADARLGRLGSTTILLVIIASVFDYPARVPTIMAVITIAATWLSQAQRSYPRPALPTDAQQL from the coding sequence ATGCGTCGTTTTCCCAATCTGCCTGACAAATATCGCCCAGATCCTTCTTTCACGATGTTGGCAATCTTCCTTTGCATCCTTTGGGTGGCGGGAGGAGCATCCCGTGCTGATGTGATGGGGCAGGCCATCGTTCGGTTCGGCGGATGGACCGTCATCGCGTTGACAGTCGTAAGAGGGGACAGGCCATCATTTTCGGACGTCCAACCGGTTGGATATCTGCTGCTCGCAATAATTAGTCTTCCGTTGGTGCAACTGCTGCCGCTTCCACCGGCATTGTGGGAGCATTTGCCCGGACGCGACCTGTTCACGACAATCGACCCGATCCTCGGCCAGGCGCAGCCATGGCGGCCGTGGTCGATCGTACCTGGCAACACGCTCAACGCCCTGTTCTCACTGATCGTACCAGTCGCCGTTTTGATTTTGATGGTACAGATGTCCGAGGCGCAAAGATCTTGGATACCCGGCCTGCTTCTGGTGCTGATCGCGGCTTCGACGATCCTGGGTCTGCTGCAATTCTCCGGCGCAGGTTTCGACAACCCATTCGTGAACGATTCGCCTTGGTACGTCGGCGGCATCTTCGCTAACCGCAATCACTTCGCGCTCTGGCTTGCGATCGGATGCGCCATTGCGCCGGTGTGGGCATTTAGAGATCATCGGGCTCGTCGCTGGCGGGCTTTGGTTGCCCTAGGGCTGGTGCTCCTCTTTTCTCTCACTCTTCTCGCCACCGGGTCCCGTGCCGGATTGCTGCTCGGAACCGTCGCCCTCGGCTTCGCGCTGGCGATGTCATGGTCTAGCCTGAAGCAGCAGCTGCGGCATGCTCCACGATGGGCCTTTCCCGCGCTGATCGTGGCCGTCGTCACCTCTGTCGGGTTTCTGGTGACGATCAGCATATCGGCTGATCGTGCCATCTCCATTCAGCGTGTGTTTGCCCTTGATGCCGGACGAGATCTGCGGGCGCGGGCATTACCGCATGTATGGTCGATGGTCCGGGCCTATTTTCCAGCAGGATCGGGAATGGGCAGCTTCGAACCCGTTTTCAGGATGCGAGAACCGTTCGAGCTGTTGAAGCCGACCTATTTCAACCACGCACATGACGATTTCCTCGAACTGCTCTCCGACGGCGGGCTTCTAGCCGGTCTGTTGATGGCGGTGGCAATGGGGTGGTGGGCCGTGGCGACCATCCGTGTCTGGCGGGGCGGGGCCGATGCCCGCCTGGGCCGGCTTGGATCGACGACGATCCTGCTGGTGATAATCGCCAGCGTGTTTGACTATCCGGCCCGCGTGCCGACGATTATGGCGGTCATCACGATTGCGGCGACATGGCTGAGCCAGGCGCAAAGGTCATATCCGCGACCTGCTTTACCCACTGACGCCCAGCAATTATAG
- a CDS encoding polysaccharide export protein codes for MIGPLDTIEVDVFGIPDLGREMQVDASGRIAMPLAGTVDARGKTSEELARAVEAALRARFVRNPQVTINIKNSVSQVVTIDGQVVEPGLYPVTNQMTLMRVIASAKGLSEFARQDDVIILRTVGGRRMAGLYNVAAIRQGVYDDPAIYANDVIVVGDSPQRRLFRDLVSVSPLLAAPLIAILQ; via the coding sequence TTGATCGGGCCGCTCGATACAATCGAGGTCGATGTGTTCGGTATCCCGGACCTGGGCCGTGAAATGCAGGTAGACGCTAGTGGTCGTATCGCCATGCCGCTCGCCGGCACAGTCGATGCAAGGGGTAAGACATCCGAGGAACTGGCCCGCGCTGTGGAGGCGGCTCTTCGCGCCCGGTTCGTTCGCAACCCGCAGGTCACGATCAACATCAAGAATTCAGTCAGTCAGGTCGTCACGATCGACGGCCAGGTGGTTGAGCCCGGACTGTATCCCGTCACCAACCAGATGACGCTGATGCGCGTGATCGCGTCGGCGAAGGGATTGAGCGAATTCGCCCGCCAAGACGACGTGATCATCCTGCGGACTGTCGGTGGACGCCGCATGGCGGGCCTCTACAACGTCGCCGCGATCCGTCAGGGGGTCTATGACGATCCCGCCATCTACGCGAACGACGTGATAGTTGTCGGGGATTCGCCGCAACGTCGCCTCTTCCGAGATTTGGTCTCGGTATCCCCGCTGCTTGCAGCGCCGCTGATCGCTATTCTCCAGTAA
- a CDS encoding polysaccharide biosynthesis tyrosine autokinase has protein sequence MNMVIPNLRDDIPNGRAPMVGPGERLPLVRQYLRIVTRWRYVILGATAACLLLGLIVTLLMTPQYTATSQIEISREANQVTNFQGVERETSIADQEFYQTQYGLLQSRSLAERVALQLRLIDDRAFFERFGVADSEPDLTIANGRYPISGRAGRQRIAGEILLRHLKITPIRLSRLVEISFTSPDAVFSARVANAWADNFININLERKVQATSYGRNLLQRELAQAKERLDESQRQLVGYATNQRIINLPGQTNANGTTSERSIVADELATLSNTLSQATADRIQAEARYREAGRAGASSEALRNQAINSLRQRRAELSADYERLMVQFEPEYPQARALKSQIDQLDRSIGREENRVSGSLQTDYRQALEREGALRARVENLKSSFLDLRRRSIQYNIYQQEVDTNRTLYDGLLQRFKEIGVAGGVGVNNIAIVDPADTPQKPSSPRLILNLAIAFILGIALGSALAFVLEQIDEAIADPEEVERRLGLPLLGSVPKVDGVTPKEALLDRKSELVDAYLTIQTNLAFATEHGVPRSLAVTSTRPAEGKSTTALAVSTMLARAHRKVILVDGDMRSPSIHHLGDVNHDHGLSNFLAGQDAISPLIFEMHDLGFSAMSAGPIPPNAAELLTGSRLPLLISRLLETYDHVVIDSPPVMGLADAPLIASRVEGVIYAIESHGIRSSLVRTALGRLSAANARIFGGVLTKFESHKAHYGYGYEYGYGYGRDTKSGNKR, from the coding sequence ATGAACATGGTCATTCCCAACCTGCGCGACGACATACCGAACGGGCGCGCGCCCATGGTCGGACCGGGTGAGCGCCTTCCCCTGGTCAGACAGTATCTACGTATAGTCACTCGGTGGCGGTACGTCATTCTGGGAGCCACGGCGGCCTGCTTGTTGCTGGGGCTGATCGTCACGCTGTTGATGACACCCCAATATACGGCGACATCGCAGATCGAGATTTCCCGCGAAGCCAATCAGGTTACGAACTTTCAGGGCGTGGAACGCGAAACCAGCATCGCCGACCAGGAGTTCTATCAGACGCAGTACGGGCTTCTGCAGTCTCGCTCGCTCGCCGAACGGGTGGCACTGCAATTGCGTTTGATCGATGACCGGGCGTTCTTCGAGCGTTTCGGGGTCGCGGACAGCGAGCCAGATCTAACAATCGCCAATGGTCGCTACCCAATTTCCGGTCGGGCGGGGCGGCAGCGGATCGCTGGCGAAATCCTTTTAAGGCATTTGAAGATCACTCCGATTCGCCTCTCGCGTTTGGTCGAGATCAGTTTCACAAGCCCGGATGCAGTTTTTTCGGCCCGGGTCGCCAATGCGTGGGCAGACAATTTCATTAATATTAATTTGGAGCGAAAGGTTCAGGCTACGTCATACGGTCGGAATCTGCTTCAGCGCGAGCTTGCACAGGCCAAGGAACGCTTGGATGAATCTCAACGGCAGTTGGTCGGCTATGCGACAAACCAAAGGATCATCAACCTGCCGGGGCAGACAAACGCCAACGGCACGACATCGGAACGGTCGATCGTCGCGGATGAACTTGCAACGTTAAGCAACACGCTTTCGCAAGCGACCGCAGACCGGATCCAGGCCGAAGCCCGCTACAGGGAAGCCGGACGTGCGGGGGCGTCCTCCGAAGCCTTGCGCAACCAAGCCATCAATTCGCTGCGTCAGCGCCGTGCAGAGCTCTCGGCAGACTATGAGCGCCTGATGGTGCAGTTCGAACCGGAATACCCCCAGGCGCGCGCGCTCAAGTCTCAGATCGACCAACTCGATCGATCGATTGGTCGTGAAGAGAACCGAGTATCAGGATCGCTGCAGACGGATTATCGCCAAGCCTTGGAACGCGAAGGGGCTCTGCGGGCACGGGTCGAAAACCTAAAGTCCAGTTTCCTGGATCTGCGCCGTCGCAGCATCCAGTACAATATCTATCAGCAGGAAGTGGATACCAACCGTACCTTGTACGATGGCCTGCTACAGCGTTTCAAAGAGATCGGTGTCGCCGGCGGGGTCGGGGTCAACAATATCGCGATCGTGGATCCGGCCGACACGCCCCAGAAACCATCTAGTCCGCGCCTGATTCTCAACTTGGCAATCGCTTTCATTCTGGGGATCGCACTGGGCAGTGCGCTGGCGTTCGTACTGGAGCAGATCGACGAGGCAATCGCGGATCCGGAGGAGGTTGAGCGGCGACTTGGGCTACCGTTGCTGGGGTCGGTTCCGAAGGTCGACGGCGTCACGCCCAAAGAGGCGCTGTTGGATCGGAAGTCGGAACTGGTGGATGCTTATCTCACGATCCAGACCAACCTCGCTTTCGCGACCGAGCATGGCGTGCCGCGGTCGCTGGCGGTCACATCGACACGACCGGCCGAGGGAAAATCGACGACTGCCCTAGCCGTCTCAACCATGCTCGCACGGGCTCACAGGAAGGTCATCTTGGTGGATGGCGATATGCGCTCGCCCTCGATCCATCACTTGGGCGATGTTAATCACGATCATGGCCTGAGCAATTTCCTGGCCGGACAAGATGCAATTTCACCGCTCATTTTCGAAATGCATGACCTCGGCTTCTCAGCGATGTCAGCCGGCCCCATTCCGCCAAATGCAGCGGAATTGCTGACCGGATCACGACTGCCGCTGCTTATTTCGCGACTTCTCGAAACCTATGATCATGTTGTGATCGATTCTCCACCGGTGATGGGCCTAGCGGATGCGCCGCTGATTGCGAGCCGTGTGGAAGGCGTGATCTATGCCATCGAGTCCCATGGGATAAGGTCCAGCCTGGTTAGGACAGCACTCGGTCGCCTTTCCGCCGCTAATGCCCGCATCTTTGGCGGTGTCCTGACTAAATTCGAGTCCCATAAGGCGCATTACGGCTATGGTTACGAATATGGATATGGGTACGGACGCGACACCAAGTCCGGCAATAAGCGTTGA